A single genomic interval of Aedes aegypti strain LVP_AGWG chromosome 1, AaegL5.0 Primary Assembly, whole genome shotgun sequence harbors:
- the LOC5573538 gene encoding glutathione S-transferase 1-1 encodes MALNLYYMPLSAPCQSIRLLAKAMNLHINLTYLDLMKGEHMKPEFLKINPQHVIPTLVDNDFVLWESRAILIYLVEKYGKNDKFYPRDPKKRAVVNQRLYFDMGTLYARFAEYYYPAIFENKNFDEEKFKKLEEAFEFLEVYLGKTTYVAGDKLTVADFCILATITTMKVAAEIDFSKYPSIERWYAQLSEEVSGHDEVCVQGAQEMKPFFEAARKAAAEEQ; translated from the exons ATGGCCCTGAATCTGTACTATATGCCGCTTTCGGCACCCTGTCAATCGATTCGCCTACTGGCGAAAGCCATGAATCTGCACATAAACCTGACCTACTTGGATCTCATGAAGGGCGAGCACATGAAGCCGGAGTTCCTGAAG ATAAACCCGCAACACGTCATCCCAACGCTGGTGGACAACGATTTCGTCCTGTGGGAGTCGCGTGCCATATTGATCTATCTGGTCGAGAAATACGGCAAAAACGATAAGTTCTACCCGCGTGACCCGAAGAAGCGAGCCGTTGTCAATCAGCGGTTGTACTTCGATATGGGCACGCTGTATGCTCGATTCGCCGAATACTATTACCCGGCTATATTCGAAAACAAGAATTTCGACGAAGAAAAGTTCAAGAAATTGGAAGAGGCCTTCGAGTTTCTGGAAGTTTACCTCGGAAAGACCACGTACGTTGCCGGGGATAAGCTGACCGTGGCGGATTTCTGCATTTTGGCTACGATCACCACGATGAAGGTGGCAGCGGAGATCGATTTCTCCAAGTATCCCAGCATCGAACGTTGGTATGCCCAACTCAGCGAAGAAGTGTCCGGCCATGATGAAGTGTGCGTCCAAGGAGCTCAGGAGATGAAACCATTCTTCGAAGCTGCGCGAAAGGCGGCTGCCGAGGAGCAATAG